The Streptomyces phaeolivaceus genome has a window encoding:
- a CDS encoding ATP-binding protein has product MDCMARKAWDLQFLAEPEEVAALRRIVRLHLGLWGLHHVVDEAQLCVSELVSNVITHVGHGTPATLAVSMHGTYLRIEVYDPDTRALPTLTAADSDSEGGRGMALVDAVTDRWGVQLLADRKMTWCELPTTLTSLNSHRGGPRVTRASEVLDFYGQVKQPSTSNSGRLSATMAEEAAIIVIADLLHWLRAHGRDPDDALDRAQMHFEAEVEAGVLGA; this is encoded by the coding sequence ATGGACTGCATGGCAAGGAAGGCCTGGGATCTTCAGTTCCTGGCAGAGCCCGAGGAAGTGGCCGCCCTACGCCGCATCGTGCGGCTCCACCTGGGGCTTTGGGGGCTGCATCATGTCGTCGACGAGGCTCAACTCTGCGTCAGCGAACTCGTGTCGAACGTCATCACACACGTTGGCCACGGCACTCCGGCCACCCTCGCGGTTTCGATGCACGGCACGTATCTGCGCATCGAGGTGTATGACCCCGACACCCGGGCCCTGCCCACGCTCACGGCTGCGGATTCCGACTCGGAGGGCGGGCGCGGCATGGCCCTCGTGGATGCCGTTACTGACCGCTGGGGTGTTCAACTCCTCGCTGATCGCAAGATGACGTGGTGCGAACTCCCCACCACCCTGACCTCGCTCAACAGCCATCGTGGTGGACCTCGTGTCACAAGAGCGAGCGAGGTGCTCGACTTCTATGGCCAGGTGAAGCAGCCGTCCACAAGCAACTCAGGACGGTTGAGTGCAACCATGGCAGAAGAAGCAGCGATCATTGTCATTGCTGATCTTCTCCACTGGCTTCGGGCGCACGGTCGCGATCCGGATGACGCGTTGGACCGAGCCCAGATGCACTTCGAAGCGGAAGTGGAAGCAGGGGTGTTGGGGGCCTGA